A genome region from Sphingobacteriaceae bacterium GW460-11-11-14-LB5 includes the following:
- a CDS encoding peptidase S8 encodes MNKSRIFSALLSVALISAVPTLVHAQKANWQNLDLKTDSTFGISTEKAYKELLKGKKSVKVIVAVNDGGVEATHEDLKRIMWVNTKEIAGNGKDDDKNGYIDDINGWNFIGGPKESINFETLELTRLVRRNQDRFANTTDANVAEKDKKDFAVFKAQRADLEKQLAEAKENLAGLTGFKAALDAVVKKIGKQDPSLDDFKNFKPVTDVDARVQAVVIEELGKNTFKDFYEEQITEGFDYYSRQVNYNLNLDYDPRAIVGDEPNNVKEKFYGNNDIAGPDAMHGTHVAGIIAADRTNKLGILGVADNVAIMGVRCTPNGDERDKDVANAIRYAVDNGAKVINMSFGKPYTENKEVVNEAMKYAVEKDVLIVQAAGNENKNIDVESNFPNHKDLDEKTIASWITVGASGPKDDETLKASFSNYGKTQVDVFAPGVKIYSSVPGSKYKNLDGTSMASPVVAGLAGLIRSYYPKLTAAQVKEIIVKSVTKVNHNVEYAKSEEPGAEKISVPFSDLCISGGIVNTYNALKLAATYNGKAVAK; translated from the coding sequence ATGAATAAGAGTAGAATTTTCAGCGCGCTTTTAAGTGTCGCGCTCATCAGTGCTGTACCAACTTTAGTCCATGCACAAAAAGCAAATTGGCAAAATCTTGATCTTAAAACCGATAGTACATTCGGAATCAGTACCGAAAAAGCATATAAAGAACTTCTAAAGGGGAAAAAATCTGTTAAAGTGATCGTTGCCGTGAATGATGGCGGTGTTGAAGCTACTCACGAGGATTTAAAAAGGATAATGTGGGTTAATACCAAAGAAATAGCGGGTAATGGCAAAGACGATGATAAAAATGGCTATATCGACGATATCAACGGCTGGAACTTTATTGGTGGCCCAAAAGAATCTATAAATTTTGAAACGCTGGAGTTAACGCGTTTAGTACGCCGTAATCAAGACCGTTTTGCCAATACCACTGATGCAAATGTTGCAGAAAAAGATAAAAAGGACTTTGCTGTATTTAAAGCACAGAGAGCTGATTTAGAAAAGCAACTGGCAGAAGCTAAAGAAAATCTGGCAGGGTTAACAGGTTTCAAAGCAGCGCTTGATGCAGTAGTCAAAAAAATTGGCAAGCAAGATCCTAGCCTTGACGACTTTAAAAATTTTAAACCAGTTACCGATGTTGATGCCCGGGTACAAGCGGTAGTAATTGAGGAATTAGGAAAAAATACCTTTAAAGATTTTTATGAAGAGCAGATTACAGAAGGCTTTGACTATTATAGCCGCCAGGTTAATTATAACTTAAATCTCGACTACGATCCACGCGCTATTGTGGGCGATGAACCGAACAATGTTAAGGAGAAATTTTATGGAAACAATGATATAGCTGGTCCTGATGCCATGCACGGCACGCACGTAGCAGGTATTATCGCCGCCGACAGAACAAATAAACTGGGCATTTTAGGTGTGGCGGATAATGTGGCTATTATGGGTGTTCGTTGTACGCCTAATGGTGATGAGAGAGATAAGGATGTTGCAAACGCAATTCGTTATGCTGTTGATAATGGTGCTAAGGTAATTAACATGAGTTTCGGCAAGCCTTATACCGAGAACAAAGAAGTTGTTAACGAAGCGATGAAATATGCCGTTGAAAAAGATGTACTGATTGTACAGGCTGCCGGTAACGAAAACAAAAACATCGATGTAGAAAGTAATTTCCCTAATCACAAAGATTTAGATGAAAAAACCATTGCTTCATGGATAACCGTGGGTGCATCGGGTCCTAAAGATGATGAAACACTTAAAGCCAGTTTCTCTAACTATGGTAAAACGCAGGTAGATGTATTTGCGCCGGGAGTTAAAATTTATTCATCAGTACCTGGTTCTAAATACAAAAACTTAGACGGTACAAGTATGGCTTCTCCTGTTGTAGCGGGTTTAGCGGGATTAATCCGCTCTTATTACCCTAAATTAACGGCTGCCCAGGTGAAAGAAATTATTGTTAAATCGGTAACAAAGGTTAACCATAATGTAGAATATGCTAAAAGTGAAGAACCTGGCGCAGAAAAAATTTCTGTTCCTTTCTCTGACCTTTGTATTAGTGGCGGAATCGTAAATACTTATAATGCCCTAAAATTAGCAGCAACTTACAATGGTAAGGCCGTTGCTAAATAA
- a CDS encoding aldehyde oxidase — MEKRMLKDDNDRVDGILKVTGQAKYFAEYELPGLTYGVLVTSTITKGKITALDTRAAEKAPGVIAVVSHLNKPSAAAYEQEGGPQMKIFYTDKIFYNGQPIAIVVANTFERATHAASLVKATYAKEEFNTDFEKALKDPKAKKLQGQADYKRGIENAYKTAEVKLEERYFLPIETHNPMELHGIIADWRPNNQLTVYAKTQGVKATQGTIANVFKIPMENIQVNSEFVGGGFGMALRTWPLEIATVMASKHIGKPVKVVITRMQMFTMVGNRPAAIQTIGLGANKDGKLTGITHRAYGETSTYENFTEGVVNMAKFMYQCDNVNTSYAIVPVDLGVPIWMRGPGEATGAFALESAIDEMAHALNMDPLDFRIKNDPETDQQKNKPFSSKNIKEAYKIGAEKIGWSNRKNKPGSLTEGPWQTGYGVSVGVFNANRGKASVKGILKADGSLLLQSATSDIGPGTGTGMTLIANKLMKIPVNKITFELGDSSLPPAPSQGGSATLSTVGSAVNDVCVALKSAIAELAANSNMDATANFVDVLKKNNLPQIEVTKESQGGKEKDSYSMYSFSIHFVQVKVHSLTGVVKVSKIVSVGDSGTIVSPKTARSQMLGGAVGGIGMALTEESIIDHRYGRYINNNFADYHVPVNADVPEIDVNFINKPDPYINPMGAKGMGEIALIGFSAAVANAVFNATGKRIRTLPITPDKILA, encoded by the coding sequence ATGGAAAAGAGAATGTTAAAAGACGATAACGATCGCGTAGATGGAATTTTGAAAGTTACCGGACAAGCTAAGTATTTTGCTGAATATGAATTACCTGGTTTAACCTATGGTGTTTTGGTAACCAGTACCATTACCAAGGGGAAAATTACTGCGCTTGATACCAGGGCCGCTGAAAAAGCACCAGGTGTAATTGCTGTGGTTTCGCACTTGAATAAGCCATCGGCAGCTGCTTATGAGCAGGAAGGTGGTCCGCAGATGAAGATTTTTTATACTGATAAGATTTTTTATAACGGGCAACCCATTGCAATCGTGGTGGCGAATACTTTCGAAAGGGCTACTCATGCCGCCTCACTCGTTAAAGCAACCTATGCCAAAGAAGAATTTAATACCGATTTTGAAAAGGCATTAAAAGATCCTAAGGCTAAAAAGCTCCAGGGACAAGCTGACTATAAACGAGGTATAGAAAATGCCTATAAAACCGCAGAGGTAAAGCTCGAAGAAAGATATTTTCTGCCAATTGAAACACATAACCCGATGGAACTGCATGGGATTATTGCCGATTGGCGACCCAATAACCAACTTACCGTTTATGCCAAAACACAGGGTGTAAAAGCTACGCAGGGCACTATTGCCAACGTTTTTAAAATTCCGATGGAGAATATTCAGGTGAATTCGGAGTTTGTGGGCGGTGGTTTTGGCATGGCTTTGCGTACATGGCCACTCGAAATTGCAACAGTGATGGCTTCCAAACATATTGGTAAACCTGTAAAAGTGGTGATTACGAGGATGCAGATGTTTACAATGGTCGGTAATCGGCCGGCAGCGATACAAACCATCGGTTTGGGTGCGAATAAAGATGGTAAATTAACAGGGATTACGCATAGGGCGTATGGCGAAACTTCCACTTATGAGAACTTTACAGAAGGGGTGGTGAACATGGCGAAGTTTATGTACCAATGCGATAATGTAAATACTTCGTATGCCATTGTACCGGTTGATCTGGGTGTACCGATATGGATGCGTGGACCAGGCGAAGCAACAGGAGCTTTTGCGCTTGAAAGTGCAATTGATGAAATGGCGCATGCCCTGAACATGGATCCATTGGATTTTAGAATCAAAAACGATCCTGAAACCGATCAGCAGAAAAATAAACCCTTTTCGAGCAAAAACATCAAAGAAGCCTATAAAATCGGGGCCGAGAAAATAGGATGGAGCAACCGGAAAAATAAACCGGGTAGTTTGACAGAAGGACCATGGCAAACCGGTTATGGGGTAAGTGTGGGTGTATTTAACGCGAACAGAGGCAAGGCAAGCGTGAAGGGTATTTTAAAGGCTGATGGATCGCTGCTTTTGCAAAGTGCAACCAGTGATATTGGCCCGGGAACAGGAACTGGCATGACTTTAATTGCCAATAAATTAATGAAGATTCCTGTAAATAAAATTACGTTTGAATTGGGCGACTCTTCTTTGCCACCAGCACCAAGTCAGGGTGGATCGGCTACATTATCTACCGTAGGTTCGGCCGTGAACGATGTTTGTGTGGCATTAAAGTCTGCAATTGCAGAACTGGCCGCAAATTCAAATATGGATGCTACGGCTAATTTTGTTGATGTTTTAAAAAAGAATAACCTGCCGCAAATAGAAGTAACCAAAGAGAGCCAGGGTGGCAAGGAAAAAGATAGTTACTCGATGTATTCGTTCTCGATTCATTTTGTGCAGGTCAAAGTTCATTCCCTAACCGGTGTTGTAAAAGTGAGTAAAATTGTTTCCGTAGGCGATTCAGGTACCATTGTGAGTCCGAAAACGGCAAGAAGTCAGATGCTGGGCGGTGCAGTGGGTGGAATTGGGATGGCGCTAACGGAAGAATCCATCATCGATCACCGTTATGGAAGATATATCAACAACAATTTTGCCGATTACCACGTTCCGGTAAATGCAGATGTACCAGAGATTGATGTTAATTTCATCAATAAACCCGATCCCTATATTAATCCCATGGGGGCAAAAGGTATGGGCGAAATTGCCCTGATCGGTTTTTCTGCAGCAGTAGCCAATGCCGTTTTTAATGCCACCGGAAAAAGAATCAGAACATTGCCGATAACACCCGATAAGATTTTGGCATAA
- a CDS encoding FAD-binding molybdopterin dehydrogenase, whose translation MINFQYLRTTTAKSAIALLVKDKNAKFLAGGTNLIDLMKRGVTAPEKLIDINHVPLKQIEQIGNKIHIGALASNTAVADHALIKEKLPLLSWALQAGASAQLRNVATVGGNMMQRTRCGYFYDTEMPCNKRQPGTGCGAMEGFNRMHAIFGTSEKCIAVHPSDMCVALVALDAEVILANAKGERKMPFKEFHRLVGDTPQLDNNLKVDEMIIRLEIPVNNLAKNYHYLKVRDRASYAFALVSVAAAFEISNNKITDVRLAMGGVAHKPWRLTASENFLKGKEATLSNFEQAAQLAMKDAKGFGGNDFKLKLAPNTIIEALNLAKSKA comes from the coding sequence ATGATCAATTTTCAATATTTAAGAACAACCACGGCAAAATCAGCAATTGCCTTACTGGTAAAAGATAAAAATGCAAAATTCCTGGCTGGTGGTACCAACCTGATTGACCTGATGAAAAGAGGGGTTACTGCACCCGAAAAGCTCATCGACATCAATCATGTTCCATTAAAACAAATTGAGCAGATTGGGAATAAAATTCACATTGGCGCTTTGGCTTCCAATACAGCTGTTGCAGATCATGCCCTGATTAAAGAGAAGCTACCCTTACTATCATGGGCTTTACAGGCTGGGGCATCTGCGCAACTGAGAAATGTAGCTACGGTTGGCGGTAACATGATGCAGCGTACACGTTGTGGCTATTTTTACGACACTGAAATGCCTTGTAACAAACGTCAGCCCGGAACGGGCTGTGGGGCCATGGAAGGTTTCAACCGCATGCATGCTATTTTCGGGACTTCAGAGAAATGTATTGCCGTTCATCCCAGCGATATGTGTGTCGCTTTAGTCGCTTTAGATGCTGAAGTGATATTGGCCAACGCCAAAGGAGAACGTAAAATGCCATTTAAAGAATTTCATCGCCTGGTAGGAGATACGCCGCAGTTAGACAATAACTTAAAGGTGGATGAAATGATTATCCGTTTGGAGATTCCGGTGAATAACCTGGCTAAAAATTACCATTACCTCAAAGTTAGGGACCGGGCTTCCTACGCTTTTGCACTGGTATCCGTAGCAGCAGCCTTTGAGATCAGCAATAATAAAATTACGGATGTTCGATTAGCCATGGGCGGTGTAGCGCACAAACCCTGGCGTTTAACGGCATCTGAAAATTTCTTAAAAGGAAAAGAAGCTACCTTGTCGAATTTCGAACAGGCGGCTCAGTTGGCCATGAAGGATGCTAAAGGTTTTGGAGGGAATGACTTCAAACTTAAACTGGCACCCAATACGATTATTGAAGCGTTGAATCTTGCAAAATCAAAAGCTTAG
- a CDS encoding 2Fe-2S ferredoxin yields the protein MKSSDQKPNQGDSRRDFLKKSSVITAIALTPGVAVKAAESNADERFAELFEKIPLKLTVNNKAYQTTVEPRVTLLDYLREELHLTGTKKGCDHGQCGACTVHVDGQRVNSCLSLAVMNEGKKITTIEGLANGDTLHPMQAAFIKHDGFQCGYCTPGQIMSAVACVREGHTGSRAEISEYMSGNICRCGAYPNIVDAIIEVKEGGETV from the coding sequence ATGAAATCTTCCGATCAGAAACCAAATCAGGGTGATAGCAGGCGCGATTTCCTCAAAAAAAGCTCAGTAATTACCGCCATTGCCTTAACACCAGGCGTTGCAGTTAAAGCCGCTGAAAGTAATGCCGATGAGCGTTTCGCCGAACTTTTTGAGAAAATTCCCTTAAAGCTTACGGTAAATAACAAAGCTTATCAAACAACAGTAGAGCCCAGGGTAACACTTTTAGATTATTTGCGGGAAGAACTGCACTTAACAGGCACCAAAAAAGGCTGTGATCATGGTCAGTGTGGTGCTTGCACCGTTCATGTGGATGGACAAAGGGTAAATTCCTGCCTGAGTCTGGCTGTGATGAATGAAGGAAAGAAAATTACTACGATTGAAGGTTTGGCAAATGGCGATACTTTACACCCCATGCAGGCGGCATTTATCAAACATGATGGTTTTCAGTGCGGGTATTGTACACCTGGTCAGATTATGTCCGCCGTAGCCTGTGTGCGTGAAGGTCATACGGGTTCAAGAGCAGAGATAAGTGAATATATGAGTGGAAACATCTGTAGGTGTGGCGCTTATCCTAATATAGTTGATGCAATTATTGAAGTTAAGGAAGGAGGCGAAACAGTATGA
- a CDS encoding DUF480 domain-containing protein, whose product MDNVKPLPDLSAEEQRVLGSLIEKSRTTPDYYPMTLNSLTAACNQKSSRNPVVNYDEETITLTLNQLKIKGLISTATGGSSRATKYKHNLAIVYPLVPSELAIICLLLLRGPLTPGEINSNSGRLYEFESIEEVLEQLQKLSDEEPAFVKQLAKKAGQKEARFVHLLGEQAETTTEPETETIAVAQFDPTELENRIEKLELEIEELKELVNLLMDK is encoded by the coding sequence ATGGACAACGTAAAACCACTACCCGATTTATCAGCAGAAGAACAACGCGTTTTAGGCTCATTAATAGAAAAAAGCAGAACTACGCCTGATTATTATCCTATGACTTTGAACAGCTTAACAGCTGCCTGTAACCAAAAAAGTTCGAGAAATCCGGTGGTAAATTACGATGAGGAAACCATAACTTTAACACTCAATCAACTTAAAATAAAAGGTTTAATCTCCACTGCTACAGGAGGATCAAGCCGTGCAACTAAATACAAACATAATCTGGCCATTGTTTATCCTTTAGTGCCATCGGAGTTAGCCATTATCTGTCTTTTACTTTTACGCGGACCGTTAACACCTGGCGAAATTAATAGCAATTCGGGAAGGTTATATGAATTTGAAAGTATAGAAGAAGTTTTGGAACAACTTCAAAAACTATCAGATGAAGAACCTGCCTTTGTTAAACAACTGGCTAAGAAAGCTGGTCAGAAGGAAGCCCGTTTTGTTCATCTTTTAGGCGAACAGGCCGAAACCACCACAGAACCTGAAACCGAAACGATAGCCGTAGCACAATTTGATCCTACAGAACTGGAAAACAGAATAGAAAAATTAGAACTGGAAATTGAAGAATTGAAAGAACTGGTTAATTTATTGATGGATAAGTAG
- a CDS encoding beta-ketoacyl-[acyl-carrier-protein] synthase II: MKRVVVTGLGAITPLGNTVEQFWQQILAGKSGIGPITKFDSSKFKTHFAGEVKDFNPEAYLDKKEIKKFDLFTQYAIGSSDQAIKDSGLDFSAMSDDQLAEVGVIWATGNGGIGTFEAQLEEFHAGDGTPRFSPFFIPKMIVDIAAGAISIRHKLRGPNYCTVSACASSNTAIINAFDTIRLGKASIMIAGGSEAALTKSSVGGFNAAQALSKNNDNPQGASKPFDADRDGFVMSEGAGALVLEDLDHALARGAHIYAEIIGGGMAADAYHLTGTPPDGVGAALGMTKALKDAGITADKIDYINAHATSTGLGDLSELQAINTVFKGLPVVIGATKSMTGHLLGAAGAVESVISILSIRDNVIPPTINTKNLDENIPKGLNFVLGESIKKEINYVLNNTFGFGGHTASTIFKKYEA, encoded by the coding sequence ATGAAAAGAGTAGTAGTAACAGGTTTAGGTGCGATAACACCGCTTGGTAATACCGTTGAGCAATTTTGGCAACAGATATTAGCCGGAAAAAGTGGCATTGGCCCCATTACAAAATTTGATTCGAGTAAATTTAAAACCCATTTTGCTGGTGAAGTAAAGGATTTTAATCCTGAAGCATACCTGGATAAAAAGGAAATTAAAAAGTTTGATTTGTTCACCCAGTATGCCATTGGCTCGAGCGACCAGGCAATAAAAGATTCGGGATTGGATTTCAGCGCAATGAGCGATGATCAATTGGCTGAAGTTGGTGTAATCTGGGCAACCGGAAACGGTGGGATAGGTACTTTTGAAGCACAACTGGAAGAATTTCATGCGGGTGATGGCACACCAAGGTTCAGTCCGTTTTTTATTCCGAAAATGATTGTTGATATCGCTGCAGGCGCTATTTCTATCCGTCACAAATTACGTGGTCCGAATTATTGCACCGTATCAGCATGCGCATCATCAAATACCGCCATTATCAATGCTTTTGATACCATTCGTTTGGGCAAAGCAAGTATCATGATTGCAGGTGGCTCGGAAGCAGCGCTTACCAAATCATCGGTTGGCGGATTTAATGCCGCTCAGGCTTTATCAAAAAATAATGATAACCCTCAGGGGGCTTCAAAACCTTTTGATGCCGATAGAGATGGTTTTGTGATGAGCGAGGGTGCGGGCGCATTGGTTTTAGAAGACCTGGACCATGCTTTAGCACGTGGCGCACATATTTATGCAGAGATTATTGGTGGTGGAATGGCAGCTGATGCTTATCACTTAACCGGAACACCTCCTGATGGAGTTGGTGCGGCTTTGGGGATGACAAAAGCCTTGAAGGATGCCGGAATTACTGCCGATAAAATCGATTATATTAATGCACACGCTACTTCAACCGGATTGGGTGATTTGAGTGAACTACAGGCCATTAATACTGTTTTTAAGGGTTTGCCAGTAGTGATTGGCGCAACAAAATCGATGACAGGTCATTTACTTGGTGCAGCAGGAGCGGTTGAAAGCGTAATCAGTATTTTATCAATCAGAGATAATGTAATCCCGCCCACTATTAATACTAAAAACCTGGATGAAAATATTCCAAAAGGATTGAACTTTGTGTTGGGAGAAAGTATTAAAAAGGAGATTAATTATGTTTTAAATAACACTTTTGGTTTTGGTGGTCACACCGCGAGTACTATTTTTAAAAAGTACGAGGCTTAA
- a CDS encoding short-chain dehydrogenase, whose translation MKTSQNTVLLIGGTAGIGLEIAKQLTDLDNHVIITGRNQDRLDAAAASLQNVTTILSDVSKAEDVDQLVSRIKADFPQLNIVINNAGRALLYNLADPNQDAFANAEDEMLTNYLSIIRINQKLLPVLKQQEASAIVNVSSIVAYVPGITLPTYAASKAALHSYSTSLRLSLEETSVKVFELMPPLVDTEFSKEIGGHNGIKPSVVAEDLLTALANDEFEIRVGDTAKIYELFRQSPADALNVMNANRKAWIDSVQN comes from the coding sequence ATGAAAACTTCACAAAATACCGTTTTATTGATCGGCGGAACAGCCGGTATCGGATTAGAAATCGCAAAACAGTTAACTGATTTGGATAACCATGTTATAATTACTGGCAGAAACCAGGACAGGCTGGATGCAGCTGCAGCATCATTACAAAATGTAACCACCATTCTTTCTGATGTGAGCAAAGCTGAAGATGTGGATCAGTTGGTAAGCCGCATCAAAGCCGATTTTCCTCAATTGAATATCGTGATTAACAATGCAGGAAGGGCATTGCTTTACAATTTGGCCGATCCAAACCAGGATGCTTTTGCGAATGCAGAAGATGAAATGTTAACCAATTACCTGTCTATCATCAGGATTAATCAAAAATTATTGCCTGTTCTAAAACAACAGGAAGCTTCAGCTATCGTAAATGTATCCTCTATCGTTGCTTATGTTCCAGGGATTACTTTGCCCACTTATGCAGCCAGTAAAGCAGCATTACATTCTTACAGTACTTCGTTAAGGTTGAGTTTGGAAGAGACATCTGTTAAAGTTTTTGAATTGATGCCGCCTTTAGTTGATACCGAATTTTCGAAAGAAATAGGTGGTCATAATGGCATCAAACCTTCGGTTGTTGCGGAAGACCTTTTAACTGCTTTGGCCAATGATGAATTTGAAATCAGGGTAGGTGATACCGCTAAAATTTATGAACTGTTCAGACAGTCGCCAGCTGATGCCCTGAATGTGATGAATGCCAACAGAAAAGCCTGGATTGATTCGGTTCAGAATTAA
- a CDS encoding aromatic compound degradation protein PaaI, with translation MKRTRTISWENPLIGAKEAMQMDGIAYLQAMSNHQFPLPPLLHTLDFSVSVIEKGNVVFEFMPQEFHYNPIGTVHGGVITAILDSAMGCSVHSLLPAGKGYTTLELKVNFLKAITIQTGKLRTIGKVINLGGRTALVEAQLVDENNTIYAHAVSTCLILKF, from the coding sequence ATGAAAAGAACCAGGACAATAAGTTGGGAAAATCCCTTGATAGGCGCAAAGGAAGCCATGCAGATGGATGGTATAGCTTATCTGCAGGCCATGAGCAATCATCAATTTCCTTTACCTCCACTGTTGCATACTTTGGATTTTAGTGTAAGTGTGATCGAAAAGGGGAATGTGGTTTTTGAATTTATGCCTCAGGAATTTCATTACAACCCGATTGGTACGGTGCATGGCGGGGTAATCACTGCTATTTTAGATTCGGCTATGGGCTGTTCGGTCCATTCGCTTTTACCTGCCGGAAAAGGATATACCACTTTAGAGCTTAAGGTAAATTTCCTGAAAGCCATTACCATTCAAACCGGAAAATTAAGAACCATTGGGAAGGTGATCAACCTTGGCGGTCGTACTGCCTTAGTAGAAGCACAGTTAGTTGATGAAAATAATACCATTTACGCTCACGCGGTGAGCACTTGTTTAATCTTAAAATTTTAA
- a CDS encoding TetR family transcriptional regulator → MTKAEKTRNFIVEKTAPIFNMKGYAGTSLNDITAATGLTKGSIYGNFANKDEVALAAFDYNLNNVVSKVDAEINRQKDAKDKLLVYINIYQNFINGTVSEGGCPILNTAIDADDTHPALRERAVKAVLGWKNRIVKLVEAGISAKEIHADHHPEQIALTIIAIIEGGIMISRLTAKPAHWNLIMDSLKKYINSLG, encoded by the coding sequence ATGACCAAGGCAGAAAAAACGAGAAATTTCATTGTAGAGAAAACCGCACCCATTTTTAATATGAAAGGTTATGCGGGTACTTCTTTAAATGATATTACGGCTGCTACAGGTTTAACCAAAGGCAGTATTTACGGCAACTTCGCCAATAAGGATGAAGTGGCCTTGGCCGCTTTCGATTATAACCTGAACAATGTGGTGTCGAAGGTAGATGCGGAGATCAACAGACAAAAAGATGCAAAAGATAAATTACTGGTTTATATCAATATTTATCAAAACTTTATCAATGGTACGGTGTCGGAAGGTGGTTGTCCGATTTTAAACACTGCAATTGATGCGGATGATACGCATCCGGCATTAAGGGAAAGGGCAGTAAAAGCGGTACTGGGTTGGAAGAACAGGATAGTGAAACTGGTTGAAGCGGGTATTTCTGCCAAAGAAATTCATGCAGATCATCATCCGGAACAGATAGCACTTACCATTATTGCCATAATAGAAGGTGGGATCATGATTTCGCGGCTGACCGCAAAACCAGCACACTGGAATTTAATTATGGATTCGTTAAAAAAATATATCAATAGCCTCGGCTAA
- a CDS encoding AraC family transcriptional regulator produces MNKPETIEDFYQNKFKFLPDNLQNGVGHFNVFKLEDCLRDDHKPMSYNRRDYYKVCLTRGHNVYHYADKSIEINGTALIFFNPLVPYTWELASGNKSDVTGFFCIFTEAFFTEKIRGNIGDLPMFVPGGKPAYFLDDKQDAQIEAIFAKMFEEINSDYIYKYDLLRNYITEITHFALKTQPSEALFKHTDANTRITSVFTELLERQFPIETTTQRFTMRSAKDYASQLSVHVNHLNRAIKETTGKTTTHYITERLLSEAKALLKHTDWNISEIGYCLGFEEPTHFNNFFKKLTNHTPTSYRIV; encoded by the coding sequence ATGAACAAGCCAGAAACCATTGAAGATTTTTACCAGAACAAATTCAAGTTCCTGCCCGATAACCTACAAAATGGCGTAGGTCATTTTAACGTTTTTAAACTGGAAGATTGTTTAAGGGATGATCATAAGCCAATGAGCTATAACCGCAGGGATTATTATAAAGTATGCCTTACCCGTGGTCATAATGTTTACCACTACGCCGATAAAAGTATTGAGATAAATGGCACTGCACTTATCTTTTTCAATCCTTTGGTTCCGTATACCTGGGAGCTGGCCAGCGGCAACAAAAGTGACGTAACAGGCTTTTTCTGCATTTTTACCGAAGCCTTTTTTACTGAAAAGATCCGTGGAAATATTGGTGATTTACCCATGTTTGTGCCTGGAGGAAAACCTGCTTACTTTCTGGATGATAAACAGGATGCGCAAATTGAGGCTATTTTTGCTAAGATGTTTGAGGAAATCAACTCTGATTACATTTATAAATACGACTTACTCAGAAACTACATTACCGAAATTACACATTTCGCCCTCAAAACCCAGCCATCAGAGGCTTTATTCAAGCATACTGATGCCAACACCAGGATTACTTCTGTTTTTACGGAGTTACTGGAACGCCAGTTCCCCATCGAAACGACTACGCAAAGGTTTACCATGCGCTCGGCCAAAGATTACGCTTCGCAGCTTTCGGTACACGTAAACCACTTAAACCGTGCAATTAAAGAAACCACTGGCAAAACCACTACACATTATATTACTGAGCGTTTATTAAGTGAGGCCAAAGCTTTATTGAAACATACTGACTGGAATATATCGGAAATAGGTTATTGTCTGGGGTTTGAAGAACCTACCCATTTTAATAACTTTTTCAAAAAACTGACCAACCACACCCCTACTTCTTACCGGATTGTTTGA